A window of Fragaria vesca subsp. vesca linkage group LG7, FraVesHawaii_1.0, whole genome shotgun sequence contains these coding sequences:
- the LOC101303168 gene encoding uncharacterized protein LOC101303168, with amino-acid sequence MEEEKKEHHLRTNQLINGSRRVLEVEDEELRILSPKVMTRGRRRIKYCGIAIAVVLLQIVVLGVLCLTLFRFKDPNIKLDSTIVENLNVGLVSTPSTINMSLSQEILIKNQNWGGFKYDESAVVISYGGVTVGQGTISKGSIKLRKSKMVSVVVEVKVEEVGNDISSGVLGLKSYTKISGKVSMVGMVKKRRTGEMNCSLNISLANKKIQDFNCH; translated from the coding sequence ATGGAGGAGGAGAAGAAAGAGCATCATCTACGTACGAATCAACTCATTAATGGTTCGAGGAGAGTACTAGAAGTAGAAGACGAAGAGCTGCGAATTCTTTCTCCAAAGGTTATGACTAGAGGGAGGAGAAGAATCAAGTACTGTGGGATTGCAATCGCAGTTGTTCTGCTCCAGATTGTTGTTCTAGGTGTGCTTTGCCTCACTCTCTTTCGCTTTAAAGATCCGAACATCAAGTTGGATTCAACTATTGTGGAGAATCTGAACGTGGGATTGGTGAGTACGCCCTCCACCATCAACATGAGTCTGAGTCAAGAAATTCTGATCAAGAATCAGAACTGGGGTGGGTTCAAGTATGATGAAAGTGCTGTGGTTATTTCCTATGGGGGTGTTACAGTTGGTCAAGGCACAATTTCTAAAGGTTCTATTAAGTTGAGAAAGAGCAAGATGGTTAGTGTTGTGGTGGAGGTAAAGGTTGAAGAAGTAGGCAATGATATTAGCTCAGGGGTTTTGGGTTTGAAGAGCTATACAAAGATTAGTGGGAAGGTCAGTATGGTTGGTATGGTGAAGAAAAGAAGAACTGGGGAGATGAATTGCAGCTTGAATATTAGTTTGGCCAACAAGAAAATCCAGGACTTCAATTGCCACTGA